One window from the genome of Luteolibacter rhizosphaerae encodes:
- the eno gene encoding phosphopyruvate hydratase, with protein sequence MEHTTIVEIRGREIIDSRGNPTVEADVILDCGIVGRAAVPSGASTGEHEACELRDGDKSRYLGKGVLKAVENLNSKLAPALCGLLATDQSSIDAAMLAIDGTKNKSNIGANAILAVSMAVAKAAAQATGLPLYKYLGGPNAKVLPVPMMNIINGGAHSDAPIDFQEFMIMPIGAPTFSEGLRYGAEIFHSLKKVLHDRGLSTAVGDEGGFAPNLASADDALGVIAQAIEKAGYKLGEDIAIALDVASSEFWDAKQNAYVFKKSDKSVKSAEELVAYYAGLQAKYPIISIEDGCAENDWAGWKILTDKLGATTQLVGDDLFVTNVEFLSKGIATGTANSILVKVNQIGSLTETFDAVEMAKENGYTAVLSHRSGETEDNTIADIAVATNCGQIKTGSMSRSDRIAKYNQLLRIEEELGGDAVYGVSKLKVLR encoded by the coding sequence ATCATTGACTCGCGCGGCAATCCGACCGTCGAAGCCGACGTGATCCTCGACTGCGGGATCGTCGGCCGTGCCGCTGTGCCCAGCGGTGCCTCCACCGGCGAGCACGAAGCCTGCGAACTCCGCGACGGCGACAAGTCCCGCTACCTCGGCAAGGGCGTGCTGAAGGCCGTCGAAAATCTCAACAGCAAGCTGGCTCCCGCTCTTTGCGGCCTGCTGGCCACCGACCAGTCCTCGATCGACGCTGCCATGCTCGCGATCGACGGAACCAAGAACAAGTCGAACATCGGTGCCAACGCCATCCTCGCCGTCTCCATGGCCGTGGCCAAGGCTGCTGCCCAGGCGACCGGCCTGCCGCTCTACAAGTACCTCGGCGGCCCGAACGCCAAGGTCCTGCCCGTGCCGATGATGAACATCATCAACGGCGGTGCCCACTCGGACGCCCCGATCGACTTCCAGGAGTTCATGATCATGCCGATCGGCGCTCCGACCTTCAGCGAAGGCCTGCGCTACGGTGCCGAGATCTTCCACTCGCTGAAGAAGGTGCTGCACGACCGCGGCCTCTCCACCGCCGTGGGTGACGAAGGCGGCTTCGCCCCGAACCTCGCCTCCGCGGATGACGCCCTCGGCGTGATCGCCCAAGCGATCGAAAAGGCCGGCTACAAGCTCGGCGAGGACATCGCCATCGCGCTCGACGTGGCGTCCTCCGAGTTCTGGGACGCGAAGCAGAATGCCTACGTCTTCAAGAAGTCCGACAAGTCCGTGAAGTCCGCCGAGGAACTGGTGGCCTACTACGCCGGACTTCAAGCCAAGTATCCGATCATCTCGATCGAAGACGGCTGCGCCGAGAACGACTGGGCCGGCTGGAAGATCCTGACCGACAAGCTCGGTGCGACCACCCAGCTCGTGGGCGACGATCTCTTCGTCACCAACGTGGAGTTCCTCTCCAAGGGCATCGCCACCGGCACCGCGAACTCGATCCTCGTAAAGGTGAACCAGATCGGTTCGCTCACCGAGACCTTCGACGCCGTGGAAATGGCCAAGGAGAACGGCTACACCGCCGTGCTTTCCCACCGCTCCGGCGAAACGGAAGACAACACCATCGCGGACATCGCGGTGGCCACGAACTGCGGCCAGATCAAGACCGGCTCCATGAGCCGCTCGGACAGAATCGCGAAGTACAACCAGCTCCTCCGCATCGAGGAAGAGCTCGGTGGCGACGCGGTCTACGGCGTCAGCAAGCTCAAGGTCCTGCGCTAA
- a CDS encoding PAS domain-containing protein: protein MNRLTNAILGLSDPALIIARVERMVGEHLKVSRVLVAEAMGDGEHVNVQHTWAVPGMPEAKGIHRLDDYGEGILKDYRAGRMHIRRNADLENPPGRELEALRAIGAMAAIDMPVLVDGEFRVLVVVHQNAPRDWTENEIALMRQVADRTAAEVLRARALKSAQESEFHFRQMADTMPQIVWGSKPDGVPDWFNQRWYDYTGLPHGHLRSEDWRAAFPQEDLIPMLRVWEEALRESKPHSVEARLRRAEDGMMRWHLVRANPVFDTSGKVVRWYGTLTDIHDRKEAAEQTLQSEFRLSGALQMAALGSVNWNLKENVVDMDTRCRALFDFPPDKVLRVEDVFDKIAPEDRGRVETAAAASAKEGTLLEIEYTVLVEGRGPRLISSISRVSLGADGTPEHIYGVLGDVTERRRAEEKREEFIRMIEADRANLAAVVEKSPAFIAVLRGPDHILEVANEKYYELIGRTAQTGRPIREVLPEVEGQGFFEMLDEVYRSGKPVDGTEVPVTLQPEGAASREHFVNFVFQALLGPDKKPAGMFVHGVDVTEPVKAREAIAKSERGRRMALEAAQVGAYNINLLTRELETNEHFRRLIGCTDQEVTYDNALATVHPDDMDRIVAAIAAATRPVDPEPYATEYRVIHPDGSIHWMSARGGVTFEDGPEGRRPASFDGTMSDITERKLAEESMAFQRHQLELIFRESPAAMALWRGEDFVFERVNPHYQALFGNRRLEGLPLLEAVPELTGQGFDAMLRDVLHTGKPVVGHEVLARFARTPDGPVEDFYFDFTYLQVLDSDGKPWGVYDHAIDVTERVLARQALEKSEGQLREALAERQTLLDAERAARSEAEMAGRMKDEFLATLSHELRTPLNAIVGWTQLLQMMPDQSQRLSDGLAVIARNAKAQTQIIEDILDMSRIVSGKLRLDVQKVDLAALVQAGAETVQTAADAKEVKLQVIVDPAAGNISGDPHRLHQVLWNLLSNAVKFTPKAGKVQVTLKRVNSNVEVSVADTGEGIAPEFLPHVFDRFRQADSSSTRHHGGLGLGLAIVKQIVELHGGSVRALSPGKGEGATFIVSLPISIAHVDTSKESSQSEHPAADVAVPLATLDPGQLSGVSIVAVDDEPDAVAFVERLLVGCGAVVHAATSVSQAYALVQTHSPMVIVSDIGMPGEDGYAFLRKVRELPAEQGGRARALAVTAYARSVDRVRALEAGFQMHISKPVDPAELIASVAALANSYKSS, encoded by the coding sequence TTGAACCGTCTGACCAATGCGATTCTCGGGCTTTCGGATCCGGCTCTGATCATCGCGCGGGTGGAGCGGATGGTGGGCGAGCACCTGAAGGTGTCACGGGTGCTGGTGGCGGAGGCGATGGGCGATGGCGAGCATGTGAATGTGCAGCATACCTGGGCCGTGCCCGGCATGCCGGAGGCCAAGGGCATCCATCGCCTCGACGATTACGGCGAAGGCATTCTGAAGGACTACCGGGCAGGCCGCATGCATATCCGCCGCAATGCGGATCTGGAGAATCCACCCGGTCGCGAGCTGGAGGCGCTGAGGGCGATCGGAGCCATGGCGGCCATCGATATGCCGGTGCTGGTGGACGGCGAGTTCCGCGTGCTGGTGGTGGTGCATCAAAATGCCCCGCGTGATTGGACCGAAAATGAGATCGCACTGATGCGACAAGTGGCCGATCGCACTGCGGCGGAGGTCTTGCGCGCCCGGGCGCTGAAGTCCGCGCAAGAGAGCGAATTCCATTTCCGCCAGATGGCGGATACCATGCCGCAGATCGTCTGGGGCTCGAAGCCCGACGGCGTGCCGGATTGGTTCAACCAACGCTGGTATGACTACACCGGCCTGCCTCACGGCCACCTCCGCTCGGAGGACTGGCGTGCAGCCTTTCCGCAAGAAGACCTCATCCCGATGCTGCGCGTGTGGGAAGAAGCGCTCCGCGAAAGTAAACCGCACAGCGTGGAGGCCCGGCTGCGGAGGGCTGAAGATGGCATGATGCGCTGGCATCTCGTGCGGGCGAATCCAGTCTTCGATACGAGCGGAAAAGTCGTGCGTTGGTACGGCACGCTCACGGATATCCACGACCGCAAGGAAGCGGCGGAGCAGACATTGCAGAGCGAGTTCCGCCTGAGCGGCGCACTCCAGATGGCCGCCCTGGGCAGTGTGAATTGGAACCTGAAGGAGAACGTGGTGGACATGGATACCCGCTGCCGGGCGCTCTTCGACTTCCCTCCTGACAAGGTCCTGCGTGTGGAGGACGTCTTCGACAAAATCGCCCCGGAGGATCGCGGGCGGGTGGAGACCGCCGCGGCGGCGTCTGCCAAAGAGGGCACCTTGTTAGAGATCGAATACACCGTGCTGGTGGAAGGCCGCGGACCGCGCCTGATCTCCAGCATCAGCCGCGTGTCGCTGGGCGCCGATGGAACCCCCGAGCACATCTACGGCGTGCTGGGTGATGTGACCGAGCGTCGCCGTGCCGAGGAAAAGCGCGAGGAGTTCATTCGCATGATCGAGGCCGATCGCGCGAACCTCGCGGCAGTCGTCGAGAAGTCGCCCGCCTTCATCGCGGTGCTGCGCGGACCGGACCACATCCTGGAAGTGGCGAACGAGAAGTACTACGAGCTCATCGGTCGGACTGCACAGACCGGCAGGCCGATCCGCGAGGTGCTTCCGGAAGTGGAAGGCCAAGGCTTCTTCGAGATGCTCGACGAGGTTTACCGCAGCGGCAAGCCGGTCGACGGCACGGAAGTGCCGGTGACCTTGCAACCGGAAGGAGCTGCAAGCCGCGAACACTTCGTGAACTTCGTGTTCCAAGCCCTGCTCGGCCCCGACAAGAAGCCTGCGGGCATGTTCGTCCACGGCGTGGACGTGACCGAACCGGTGAAAGCACGTGAAGCCATCGCGAAGAGCGAGCGAGGACGACGCATGGCCCTGGAAGCCGCCCAAGTAGGCGCCTATAACATCAACTTGCTGACCCGCGAGCTAGAGACCAACGAGCATTTCCGCCGCCTGATCGGCTGCACCGACCAGGAGGTGACCTATGACAATGCTCTGGCCACAGTGCACCCGGACGATATGGACCGGATCGTGGCAGCGATCGCCGCAGCGACCCGGCCGGTGGACCCGGAGCCTTATGCCACGGAGTACCGGGTCATTCATCCGGATGGTTCGATTCACTGGATGTCCGCTCGCGGTGGCGTCACCTTCGAGGATGGCCCCGAAGGTCGCAGGCCGGCCAGCTTCGATGGCACGATGAGCGATATCACCGAGCGCAAGCTCGCCGAGGAGAGCATGGCATTCCAGCGCCACCAGCTTGAGTTGATCTTCCGGGAATCGCCGGCGGCAATGGCTTTGTGGCGCGGAGAGGACTTCGTCTTTGAGCGCGTGAACCCGCACTACCAAGCCTTGTTCGGGAATCGCCGACTGGAAGGTCTCCCCCTGCTGGAGGCGGTGCCCGAGCTAACGGGCCAAGGTTTCGACGCGATGCTGCGCGACGTCCTGCACACGGGCAAACCCGTTGTGGGCCACGAAGTGCTCGCCCGCTTCGCGCGGACCCCTGACGGGCCGGTGGAGGATTTCTACTTCGACTTCACTTACCTGCAGGTGCTCGACTCGGATGGCAAGCCGTGGGGCGTTTACGATCACGCCATCGATGTCACCGAGCGTGTGCTTGCTCGACAGGCCTTGGAGAAGAGCGAGGGACAACTTCGCGAGGCCCTCGCCGAGCGCCAGACGCTTCTCGATGCGGAGCGCGCGGCTCGCAGCGAGGCCGAGATGGCCGGGCGCATGAAAGACGAGTTCCTGGCCACGCTCTCCCACGAGCTGCGCACGCCTCTCAATGCCATCGTCGGCTGGACCCAGCTCCTACAGATGATGCCGGATCAATCGCAGCGCCTGAGCGACGGGCTGGCGGTGATCGCGCGGAACGCGAAGGCGCAGACACAGATCATCGAGGACATCCTGGACATGAGCCGCATCGTCAGCGGCAAGCTGCGACTGGACGTGCAGAAGGTGGACCTCGCCGCTTTGGTCCAGGCGGGCGCAGAGACCGTGCAGACGGCGGCGGATGCCAAGGAGGTGAAGCTGCAAGTCATCGTGGATCCCGCGGCAGGCAATATCAGCGGAGATCCGCATCGCTTGCACCAGGTTCTCTGGAATCTTCTTTCGAATGCGGTGAAGTTCACCCCCAAGGCCGGCAAGGTGCAGGTGACCCTGAAACGCGTGAACAGCAACGTCGAAGTCAGCGTGGCCGACACCGGCGAGGGCATCGCGCCGGAATTCCTGCCGCATGTCTTCGATCGCTTCCGGCAGGCGGATTCGAGTAGTACCCGACATCATGGCGGCTTGGGACTCGGCCTCGCGATCGTGAAGCAGATCGTGGAGCTCCACGGCGGATCTGTTAGAGCCTTGAGTCCCGGCAAGGGCGAAGGCGCCACCTTCATCGTGAGCCTGCCGATCTCGATCGCGCATGTCGATACGAGCAAGGAGTCCAGCCAAAGCGAGCACCCGGCCGCGGATGTGGCTGTGCCGCTGGCGACGCTCGATCCCGGACAACTCTCCGGCGTCTCCATCGTGGCGGTGGATGACGAGCCCGACGCCGTGGCATTCGTGGAGCGGCTATTGGTCGGCTGTGGAGCGGTGGTGCACGCCGCCACCTCGGTGTCGCAGGCCTATGCCTTGGTGCAGACCCATTCGCCCATGGTGATTGTCAGCGACATCGGCATGCCCGGAGAAGATGGCTATGCCTTCCTGCGCAAGGTGCGCGAGCTGCCGGCAGAGCAAGGCGGACGCGCGCGCGCGCTTGCGGTCACCGCCTACGCACGGAGCGTGGATCGAGTGCGTGCCTTGGAGGCGGGCTTCCAGATGCACATCTCCAAACCGGTGGATCCCGCGGAACTGATCGCATCGGTAGCTGCACTGGCGAACAGCTACAAGAGCAGCTGA